GTTGTAATGGTATAAAAGAGTTTTAATAAAAGCAACCAATTTATTATCTAACAAGATCATGCAgcacatatttaaaaaggaaaaagtgaaagatatgtaaaatttaaaatgataataGCAATAATAATTACCTTCACAATACTGGGCATGCTCAAGTTATCTTCTACTGTGGCTATCTACATGGTGCtgatggaaaaaataaaatacttaaataagcttaaataataatttctctACTCTTACATTTAAAGGGTTTTTCTTGAGGCACGGTGCACCAGGGAAAACAAGTGCCCAGTGCATCCAAGTGCTCATAAGTGTCCACCATAACCCCCACtgcataaatattaatttgttataattcAATTGATACTCTTAGTAAGTaagaattttttgtctgttttgaGAATTTGGACTCAACACACAACAAGTGAGTTTCAAATCTCTTAAATTCATATTTGGAAAATGTAGTTGTTAGAAAGAAACAAGAATTTCCTACAAGAATAACTAAAATTTATCCACACCATAATAAGAGACCATGAATTAAAAACCACAGACAGCATTTAagattaatgaaaaatttccAGGCTTAGCCTTTTGTTGAACTCTCtaactttattgttatttattaacatgcAAGAACCTTGTGGCAGGTACAGAAgtcaaaatatgataaatgacttattTGAGTTTATTGTACAATATGCAGACATGATGCCAACAtaattatctaacagtctaccattgggtaagaataatttattttttattaacttttcttGCAATTACAAATGACATaaggaaagaaaaatatcatagAACCTACATGCTGATGACACTTGCTTTACATACTGCACAGCAATCTTTCTCAAATAATCTGCATGCTCTTCTGATACAAAGAGCCCCATGAAGTTATGAGATATATACGGTTCCAGCTTCAGGGGGCAACTGGGAGGCTCCCCTACAGTCTCCACTGCATGCTTCACTGCTTTTGACAATTGTAAAGATGTTTCATCAGGGGcctgcaaaaaaaaaccatgAGGCACAATCAGCAACAAAggtttgtttctttttgttatcaTTACAACATGTCGTCCAACCTCAAGTAGCTGACTTTTATCTGTGGAAATGTTGTAaactacttaataaataaaaaaatacatatgcgataaattacacagattaagtttgcctcaaagtaagttcgaaatttttgttacaagatactacttaacaataccatattttataataaatacttataaaatataataaagaaaaattaaaaacactaCTATATGAAAGTGAATAAAGTAAcctattcatatttatattatttattattcttttacaGTTATCACATCTTGTTTGGTCCAGAGGTTCAAcaggcagagaatgccttatgGCATCAAGTCCATCTGTTGTATGTAATACACCAACAACCAAAGTCatgatataaatttttgattaagtaatataaatttaatttaccttGAAAAATGAAACCAAAGTTATATGTGGAGGAAAATTATGTGCTCCATTCCACCCAGTGTTTGTTTTAGACCTTTCCCAGAAGTCTAGCAGCTGTGTCAGTAGAGGCCCAGAAGGGcttgcataaaatatatactctCTTGGCTCCTCAACATCAATGTAGGTATCATTTACATGTGTGAGCAGCCAATCTGAGGCCAGCTGAACACTGCGGTTCCCAGTGGCTGCTAAGGCTTTCAACCTAAAAATAGTATTGCatgaaaatcataaaaatgtcccttcttgaaatgaatacaaaaataaagacattACAATAaggaattttgattttatttagcttaaaacatatttaaatagacaatttatttgacattgtAAATATGGTAGGTAAGCATCGGTAACTAAGGAGCTTTAAGAATAGAGCTATGAGTTTCACAtcagaaatattaatatggataGTATTGAAGTATGTTTCTTTGCATCACTTACGCCCGGTGTCGTGGAAATCCCATTTGTAATAAGATTTGCAGTGGAGATGCATCTTGTTTACAAGTTTTGTGTGAAGAAGAAGTTTTTCGTGGAGGAATGTAAGGCATTTTCGGTTTCTGAAGTAACAAATCTGATAAGACCCGCCTCATTCAAATAGCGATCTATATCATAGAATCAACAATATCATATTATTCTTGTTTCTGCATTTACTTTCACTTCTTTTACTTTTgtagaagtttattttttattttataatgtacctaaaagtaaaacatttaTCTCCAACAACAACAATACAATCCAAGCAAAGCAAagcaaaataatgtttaaaatgaTTGACACTGACAATTGACAATACGATTTTTTCTCACCAATGGAACATAAAGGGGAACTCAACAACCATACAAGAAATGAACAACATAGtttataaaaagatttcaattcaattcaaactgTTGTACTGCTGATGTCAATGTCATTAGATATCAGGCTGTCTAATCTGTCAAACTCAAAAGTTTTGTTTATCAAAACTCGTAGGAAGCATACAGCGAAAAACTTCGtcagatttaataaattaaagtcaaaatttataaaagaaactgcGACAAAAGCAGAATATATTGTGAATTGTATTAAGTTTACACACCTAGTTAGTCCACTCTTGGAATTAGGTGGCATAAGTTTTGTATAATGTCTACTCTACAGAATGAGAATCTTGTACGTGCATTAATCCGAAATGCTACAGTGCCTTTAGTGTTCAGAGGTTTCGTGAATAACTGGCCTATGTGCCATTGGTCAATAGAAAAATGGAGTTCATTATTTGGTGATAAAGAAATACCATTCCGGTGTTTAAAGCGGGATTTTGTTTCTGATGAGCCATGCTGGGAACGTAGGTGTAGTATGAAATCTATGACCTTTAAACAATTCGTGAAGACTCTTGACTCATCTGAAGAATGGATGTACTTTGATTATAAATACTTGCACCAATGGTTTGATGTTGATACTGAAATATTCAAGGTGAgggttttatttacttttatattccaatataataaaccttaagtaggtatttaattatatacaattgtattctattttgtaaccACTTGGCAAGCTACCAAaatctcatatttttttgtaatgtttacTGTATCACAAATAGGAAATTAGCATAGTAATCAAGCACCTTATTTGTTATAGACGATTTTAGAAACATTCATGAGGAAATTTCTTGTTAtcgtcttgaaaaaaaatttttttttatattacacatTGTTCATTGAAACATTTGTTTTAGGAAGTGTCTTGGAAGCAGTTTGGATTTTCTGATAAAGGTCCCACAGACACCACTCTGTGGGTGGGCAGCTCCGGGGCGCACACACCTGCCCACCAGGATACATATGGTGTCAATATTGTTGCTCAAGTACATGGAAAGTATGTGCAATATTAATACTCAGCTTTAATAAGGAAATAGAATAAATTGGGAtaagaagaaacaaaaataattattactggAAAAATATTACTCAAAACgggattataatttttgaaatagtgataggtaaAACACCTATCATTTTGAAGAgtcattgtaaaaatatattccaatTTAACAAATCTgcataaaagtttaataataattttagagTTATATTTTCCTTTCACTGAAAATAtgactaaatattttattaaatgtatttaattttttaggaaGCGCTGGATCCTTTTTCCTCCTGAAACAGCTGGCATGAAACCTACAAGAGTGCCTTATGAAGAATCTAGTGTTTATAGTGAGCTGAACTTCTACTGCCCCAATAACCTCAGTGTTTTCAATGGTaagctttaaatatttatataataaaagtggttaaaagttttttaaatttatttacatacatacatacataaaatcacgcctctttcccggaggagtaggcagagactacctctttccacttgccacgatctctgcatacttctttcgcttcgtccacattcataactctcttcatacaagctcggcggtttcgggtacttttgacctgaccctttaccaggacgtccttaatttgatcaagaattatattaagaattattaagaatcttaaatttatttattatcacattTTACTATCACACACAACAAatgttatacaaaaaagaaatgggAAGTGAGTTTACTTTGCTTGTATGTGTTAAAGTTtgttatattacaataaaatcaaattcaaCACCAacaatgaatttgaatttcctTACTGCAGGATTGTCTGGTGGTCGTATGGTGGAGCTCTCACCCGGCGACGCGTTGCTCGTGCCCCGAGGCTGGTGGCATTACGTGCAGAACTTGGACCCTCTGAACATAGCCCTTAATGTGTGGCTGCCTCATGTGagtttatatcaatttatagGACCTCTGAAAACTTATGGTCTCTTTGAAGTTATTatatagaaattaaatatgCATAGTACCCTGTTAGTTACATTGATTGTGGCATTAGTTATCATTTCCCAGCTCTGTTTAAGGaagtacatacaaactttGCTCAATGTTGTCCCATATGCTGCAACACACAaattagtttatattaaatgtttttctgtgACTATAAAATTCCACTGTACATTCTAGTACATCTTGATGTCCGTTGCCTTGTTTGTGCATAAGagttgttgtttatttattcatatggTCTGAGTCTGTTCTTATTTCCTACCTGTTTCCATGTAAgtttgtaggtatgtatgtatctatccATCTAAAGaattgtgtgtgtatgtatttattatttttactctgTTGTACAGTAAGAAGTATAATGAATTTAAAGTTTGGTATaatttacgagtataaatgATTTTTCACAGGAAAAGGACGCCTCGGCGCGTGTATCGGAGGCGCTGATCAAAATACTAGTAGCCCAGGTGTGCAAGGATCTGCCACACAAGACGGCTAAACTTCTAGTCAACCCTAATGAGGTGGGCtaataactattatttacttatttattaaactctgATGACAAACAtgcattattttaagataGATTACGATTAAACAACAATCctaaaatcagttcagtagtttatTGATAATATACAAATCAATGGTTTCCTTACATGAAGTTCTAGAGCTTAGGTCCCGTGGGAACTTCGGGATAAAAgtacttttattattctacGTTATATTCTATCCGTTtcccaaatttcatcaaaaccgTCCAacagattttgcgtgaaagactaacaaacacacattctaaaaaactttcgcatttatatcaGGCTTTTTAGACATTCCTATCAAAAACATTAGTTCAGTTTACGAGAAGACAACAATGTAATCTCAATTTACGTTTCTATTAGCCTTAAACCTTGAAAAGCTTCATAAAATGTTATAGTTTTAGTAGTCTTGTTAGTAATCAAGGTTACATATATTGCATGCTTAGTGATTCACGTTCGCGACCTTTCGAGATGATCTAAGTAATAGATGACTCGTTTCGTCTGTTCTATATCCGGCATAGCATCATCCAATCTATACACATAAtcatgtcccttgcggggtagacagagccagcaggcCCGagtagactgaaaggccacaatTAGTTGAATAGCGACACGTTggtaa
The sequence above is drawn from the Amyelois transitella isolate CPQ chromosome 18, ilAmyTran1.1, whole genome shotgun sequence genome and encodes:
- the LOC106136220 gene encoding HSPB1-associated protein 1; its protein translation is MSTLQNENLVRALIRNATVPLVFRGFVNNWPMCHWSIEKWSSLFGDKEIPFRCLKRDFVSDEPCWERRCSMKSMTFKQFVKTLDSSEEWMYFDYKYLHQWFDVDTEIFKEVSWKQFGFSDKGPTDTTLWVGSSGAHTPAHQDTYGVNIVAQVHGKKRWILFPPETAGMKPTRVPYEESSVYSELNFYCPNNLSVFNGLSGGRMVELSPGDALLVPRGWWHYVQNLDPLNIALNVWLPHEKDASARVSEALIKILVAQVCKDLPHKTAKLLVNPNEDDIADTPLAVLFLQLETVSNLYMDSKRKSRRIKRQKTCEEDPTPTDSEDCDVNAILDDPANKLEVAESITNADLINLIKDNLKKYANTNRSFDEDEVDGATANLCLTKAVIDAFSQSNVIDLVKQNMLSRLS